The Gopherus flavomarginatus isolate rGopFla2 chromosome 16, rGopFla2.mat.asm, whole genome shotgun sequence genomic sequence gggagggaatcaggGACCCCGAGGGGAGGTTCAGGGCCGCGGGGGGGAGTGTTGTTTCACATCAGtggaagctctgtggggcagagactCTCTGCTCTGTCTGGGCAGCGGCTGGTCAaggctggggcttgggcttctaggtcaggggctctcaaactgggggttgggaccccttggggggtcatgaggttattacgtggTGGGCTgccagctgtcagcctccaacccaaaccccgcttcgcctccagcatttataatggtgttaaatatatacaaaagtgtttttaatttataagggggcggggtgttgcactcagaggcttgctgtgtggaaggggtcaccagtacaaaagtttgggaaccactgttctaggagCTGCCACAATACAGATAATTACTGGGAGGGGTACTTAGGCCAAAGCTCAGGATCAGAGTCTGGTCCTTGCAAGGTCTCCAGTGATACTGTGCCCCACACACACGACAGGCTGAGCCCACTGTTTGATGTGTTGGAGCTGGGAATAGCCCATGAGGGACAGGCCTGCACTGGCCCTGAACATGGGGAACAAGAGAAAAGAGTTGATGTCACCAATTTAGGGCCTTATGTTTGGGGCAGGAGCCTCCCATGTGGCTATTTCCTTGCAAAATGCCTTGGTGGAGGCTGGTGCCTTTGAGCCTATAGATTCAGCTGATTCCCCTTCATCCCTTGTTCTGTGTGGGTGTTTAACAGCTGCCTTGTCCCATCCCAGAGGTGGCCACGTTTCAACACTGGATGAGTCAGGGGGATGAGGCAtttgacttaggaggagaggctgagggaattgggggtATTttgtgtgcagaagagaagaaggctgctatcaaatcccccctcattcaactaattgaaggggggttccaaagaggatggagctcagctgttctcagtggtggcagatgacagaacaaggagcaatggtctcaaattgcaatGGGGAAGGTTTAAgtgggatattaggaaacactatttcactaggagggcagtgaagcactggaatgggttacctagggaggtggtggaatctctgtccttagaggtttctagagcccggcttgacaaagccctggctgggatgattgagtTGGGGTTGATTCTGGTTTGAGCAAGGGGatgacctgaggtctcttccaacccaaatCATCTTgattctctgaactgtccatACGAGGGTCAGTCAGTGAATTGTGTAAACCCAAGATCATTATATAGTAGAGGGCAGTCGAACCCCTGCCCTGTGTAGCTGCATAGATCCTGAGACAAGTGTAAGTATTAACACGTAATTGAAGTGAATAGAGAGAGAGCTTGGAGCCAAAGGCTCCTGACTTGTATCCCCTAGCTCTCCCCCTGTGAGCCTGGACAGGTtgcttcctgtgcctcagttcccccatggGGCTTCATCAGAAGGACTCATGTATAGGGTGTTCAGAGTCCCACTCTGTGCCCGATCCATGTAGGCTGTTAGGCCCTGTGACAGAGCCTGGCTCTTTGCCCAGGAGGTGGAGGGCCActtgtgcttttagctctggaggtcccaggTTCAGTTCCTGGTGTGTCGCGCCCATGTCCTGGTCCCAGCCTTacctctgcccctcctctgccccccgcaGTGATGGTAGCGACGCAGCAGCAGATGAATGATGCTCAACTGCCCCTGGAGCAGCGCGACTACTGTGCCCACTATCTCATCAAGCTGATGAAGTGCAAGCGTGACACCTTCCCCAATTTCCTGGCCTGCCAGCATGAGCGGCACGAGTGGGACTACTGCGAGCACCTTGAGTACGAGGCTGCCTGTGCTGGGCAGCTCCTGGCACCGTCTGCAGGCTACTTCACTGCCAAGgccacagagctgggggtggcAGCCCTAGGGGTAGAGAGaggcagtatggcctagtggaGAGAGCACAAAGGAGAtcggttctattcccagctctgccactggtgtGGTGGGTGACCTGGGGCAAACTGGCCTcctttgcacagtgctttgagatctcctgatGAAAGGTGCTGCCGAGCTCCGTGTGATTGGCACCTGCCATTCCCATATAGGGTATTTAAGCCTAAGAATGTGCTGATGGTCCCTAGTAACCAGCTACGGCAGGCGCTTAGCACAGAAATAAACTGTCCCCTCCCCCTTACTTTGTGGAAGGCATCTCAGAAAGCAGCATTCTGGGCCATTGGCTGATCCCTGGGCCCCACTGGTGCGGCTAACCCTGCAGGATGGTGATGAAATATGTGTAGGGCCCTTCCCACAGAGGGTCAAGCCCTGGGCCAAGCAGACCCGAGAGTGAAGGGAGGGGTACTAGGTGGAACGTGGTTATGGGGCTGGCCTGGCTGTGTCACTGTGGGGATTGTGGGTTGGAGGAGAgatctggaggggggaagctgtggggcaggacagggaCCAGAGATCATAGGGATTGGTTCAAAGCAGTGACTCTAATTTCAGTGAGGCCCCCCTCTAGGAAAGTGGGGCAGTCAAACAGCTCTGAGATCGGCCTGTGCCTAATGCAGTGCGCGCCAGCCTGCCCCCTGCAGGGTGGGGTGCAgcatgctgggggggaggggggagcttgcACCTGCTGGAGATGCAGGTAGACCCCCCTGACTGGTGTCTCCTCTCGCCCCAGCTACGTGATGCGTATGAAGGAGTTTGAGCGGGAGCGGCgcttgctggtgaggaagaagaggTTGGAGCAGAAGGAGGCAGCTGGAGCATAGCAAAGCCCTGGGTCCCCATCCGCGGAAGAGGCTGGAGGAATCCTCTCCTGCTGTCATGTGTAAGGGAATAAATAATAGCTTGTCTGTGTCTGGATCTGGAGTGGTGACTGGAGTGGGGAACGGCAGGGCATGAGTGCACACTGCACTGAGGCTGTAATGCAGGTGCTGGGCGTGATAGGGAGCCAGGGTGAGTGAGGTCATCGCTCTTACTGGACCGACTTCGGGGCTTCTTCAGACTTGGACCTGAAGTTATGGGGAGCAGTGAGCGGTGGCATGTCCTAGTGGTTTCagcaggagtcaggactcctgggctaaGTTCCCATGAAGCTGCGTGGCTGTGCAGCTACCTATTAATCCTTGCTCAGGGCTGCGGCGGGAAGAGGTGCCCCTCCCCACTGGCCTCAGCCCGGACTTTCCAAGGCTGGAGGAGgtgcccctccctcaccctgtccAACCCGGCCCTGCCGGAGCTGGGGAGAGGCGCCTCACCCTGCGCTGCTGTGGCAAGGAAGAGCTGGgtggagtcctctctccccaccacagcctgggggcagcctgcaccccaaatgcctcatccctggctccacactAGAGCCCACACCCTAGTCAGCCCTCACCCCTGAGCTCACTCCAAgcctctcatccctggctccacaccagagcctgcacccccagtcagagccctcatccccccgtaccctaaccctctgtcccagccctgagccccctcccacactcccaaCCCCTTGGCCTCACCCCTACATGGATTTTGTGATGTGCACCGATCACCTCTATATTTGTGCACATGACagaattcattccgcacatggatgtaaaaaattggAGGGAATGCTGCTCCTGGTGCTGTTCTTGCTCTGGGAAGGGGATAGGGTCTAGTGACTAGAGCCAGGCATCCCTGGGCTACCCCCACCCTCTCTGTGAGCAGGGTGATGCTCTGCTCCTTCCCAAGGTTGGAGTGTGTGTGGATGCGACGTGTGCAGCACCCTATGGGGGCCGAGTTCTGAGCCTCAGCACGGCCAAGCTCCCCTGGGCTCAGACAGCGCCAGACACGCTTGGGCTCTTTGCTGAAAGTTCCAGCTCCCATGGGTGCTTGGCTcagttcctgccctggcagcCAGTGCTGGGAATCTACCTGCTGCCCCTTCTCCTTGCATGGCACCTGCtcacacttgctctctgctcTCCGTGTGGGGAGCCGTTGGGCTGAGGCCCTGTCTGTGCTGCCATGGCACAGCTTCGGCCCTGTAACCCCACAGCGGCAACACCCACTCAGCCAGGGAAGGGTTTTATGGCACCCATCCTGCCGAGTGACAGCCACGCTAACTGTGTCCACAGCAGGGGTTAGGTTGGCACAGCTATGGTGTGTGGGGGCAGGATTTGTCCCACACTGAGCCCAGCTTCCCTGCCCCTTGAGGGCATTTGGGGGCAGCACCTTGGCAGCTGCTTGGACTTCTACAGCTCTGGAGAAGCTAGGGGGTGCTGCACCTGCTCATGGGGCTCTGTTCTCGCTCTcttacttttatttatatatatatacatacatacactcactcactctctctcctggAGAGATGCCAGCAGCGGAGGGCAGAGCTAGTCCTGCTTCAGCCTGCATGCAGAGTGCCTAGGGCAATGGGCACGAGTCACTGCTGTGTACAAAGAAGCCagagctgcccctccccagctgtgctgcaTGGCTGGATGCATGGCATGGAGATGGAGGGCACCAGCCCTTAGGTGGGGTGCAGTGTCTGCCATTCAGTGACAGGGGAGTGCCCATGCAGAGAGCACCCCCTACACCTAAAGCCCAGCTGATCACTTGTCGAGGTAGGGGGAGCTATGAGCTGTGACTGGCTTGGTTTATCGCTGTGACTTTGACAGGGGGAACGATCCCAGACACATGCTTGGGCAGAGGCTCATTGCAGctcctgtgctggggcagggccgtTCTCAGTCCTACTTCGGTAGCAGttgctgcttggggcgggggcagctggAGCTAAGAGATAATACACTATTTCAGCTGCCCAAATCAGAGCCCCTGAGACAAACCAGCGGCCCCAGGGAGCGAGCCTGGCTCAGCGGCAGGGAATCCTGTGCACAGGGGCAGTGATGCATTCATGCTGCAGTGAAAGGTGTGGTGGCACCCAGGGCAGCCCCTGTCCTAGGCACAGCACCCCTGGGAGACTCAGAGCTCCCAGGGTAGCCATTCAGAGAGGAGAGCCTGGCCTatggccagtccctgcccccttggTTTCTCTCCTTGGGACCCCAGGGCCTTCCCCAGGACTCTGTCCAGTGATGGGTGACCtagcccagccctccccccaggggCCCATGCCTTGACCAACACGCACCAAGTCCCCAGGGCAGGGAATGTAgggccctccctctccccagcagtcaCACAGAGTAAGAGCAAAAGAGACAGAAGTTGCCAAGGAGccagtgcaggagggagctggatTGGGCCCCAGAAGGGCCTCACCCCACGTCTTTATTAGAATagcctgctctgccccctgccatcctggcagagccaggctggagcTACAGCCTGGAACGGTGGCCGCTCAGCGGCACAGGGAAGGATGGAACAGAAGAATGGTACAAAAGACAAAACTTTACTGTGCTTACAATTAACGGTGCTGGCTTGAGTCCAGCAGCTGCcagctgagctccccacacaTCCCTGCTACTGCACCTcaatcctgcccctgcccccacagccctgcctgtgccccgcAATCCTGACCTGCCGCCcctggctttccctacacagtagtgctgttccccttcccttttcGCCTGTCACCCTACTCCTGGCTCAGTTCTGCCCCCTACCAACATGCCTCAGTTCTGACTCCTGCTTGTGCTAGCATGAGACCCTGGAGCATCATTCTAAACAGACTGTCCATGGGCCCAGCAGGGCACAGGGGAaaagcagcctggggctgggggcctGACCAGACCCTGCCAGCCTCGGCTACCAACCTGCCCTCTTCCCATCagcctggggtgcagggcagcagcCCCCGGGCAGCTTTCGAAGGAGAGAAGTGCTCAACAGggcccatgccccagcccagtgctcaCCCTGAGGCCCTGCCAAGAAGTTTCTCGTCCTGCTCAGGAGCCTGAAATAAGGCTCCTACGATCCTGAGCCAGTACCTGGAGAAAGGGGCCTGGTCTCCGGTGCGGCTCAGCACCTGCCACTCCCACCAGCTCCACTGGAGGCACAAGCACTCAGCTCCTCTGGGATCGGGCAGCATTGGCAGGTGCCTGGGGCCAGGGTCCTTCCTCCAGGCCACAGCTCTGAGTGGCTGCATCcaggcagaggcagctccagctTCCCCCTGGGTTAGTTTCCAGTTCGGCAGGAATTTAGATCTGGGCGCACGACGCAGCGGGAGGAGAGCACAGGACCTGGCTCTGAGTAGGGCTGGGTGTTGGcttccctggggggcagggcagcccccaagggagcacaggggcagctgCAGAAACCCAGCAGCGGGGAGTTGGGTGAGTTTGCGCAGCTTCCCCTGAGCCCTGTGCCAGCTGCGGGGGGGCTCCTCCTGGACTGCACCAATACCCGAGGACCCCACGGCTCAGAGCAGGAAGGGGACAATAGGCGAGCGCAGGGGTGGGTAGTCCCGGAACTCCTTCAGGTAGCTGCGGTGCTTCCCCTTCGCCCAGATGGTCATTTGGATGAAGCCGACCAGAGAGAACAGGGCCACTGTGGGCAGAGAGGAAAGTGGTGAGGAATTGGGGGGGGGCACTCCCTTAGCGCTCCCCCCCCCGATCACCCCACCCTACAGCCCTGAGGGGACcctactccaggggttgggtAGGGAAACAGGACCTTGCAGATCAGCTCTCCTCTTGCCACGGGGGGTTGGCATGAGTGTGTGCCCTGCTCCTGTCGGCCACCTCGCTGTGCTGCGCTGGGGGGGCACCCACGAGTCACAGTGCTCTCccactgcagcaggggctggtagGACCCAGGTTCACAGTCATGGTGCCAAGTGCCCTGGGCCCAGCTGAGAGCCAACCTCTCCCGTTCCCGGCCAGAGGTGGCAGCGGCACTGACTCAGGTTCAGGGCGAAGGGTCAGGTTAGGTCAGGTTGGAAAAATGACTTGACCCGCTCGGGCTTGGATCTGGTTCGGCTCAAGcctaaaatgagagctgcccgcttgggccagcccccaccactggctcccctccccctgcctccaagGGGACCAAGAACCAGATATTGCACAAGATGAGGTGCCTGCATCCCCCAAAGGGAACAGCAGGAGGCTCCCGCCTGATGGGCTGGAGATCCCTGGGCGCTGCCACCCCTGGGAAAAGGCAAAGGCAGCCAGTGGATGCCAGGGAAAGCAGCTCACACCAGGGCAAATCATCCAAGAGCCTCGGCTGCAGGGCAGCTCACGCTGCCATCTTTGCTTCGCCAGCTCCCTGCAGACGGGGCGAGTCTCTCGGTGCTGGGCACCACGACGAGCCTCGAGCgcagggagcctggggaggtGGGCTGTGAACCCAGCTCACCCTGCCAGCCAGGAACAGGGCTGACACCCACCAAACTCCTTGAGTGTGGTCAcgtgagcagggctgggagtcaggattcctggattctattcctcgTCTACGACGAGTCAGGCAGGTGCTGCGGCCTGcccatgtctcagtttccccgTGAGAGGGATGATCTCTGTGACATGCTGGGAGCCCTACTGCTGGCCATGTAGGGGCTTATTGTTCCCACAGACCAGGGAAGGGTAGCCCTGGCATCAAGGCAGCAAGACCCGCCTGGCCTATGCCACCCAGACATTGTGGGGAGACAATGTGGCATCCCCATGCCCTGGCTCCTTCCCCCACACTGCGCTCACCTGGGAGACACTGGGTCATGATGGCAAAGCCGATCCAGGAGCCCACCTGGAAGAGAAACAGCTGCAATTAGTGCTGGGGAAGCCAGGGGCTGGGCAGAACCCTCCCTTGCATGGCACAGGAGAGGCCAGGCCTGGCGAGTGGCACTCACTCACAGACAGGGGGCGCTCATTCAAGTTCACTGAGCCATTTGCAGCACAGCAGCAGATCTGGCCACCCACTAGGGGCGCCCAGCTGAGCAGCCCATGTCGGGTACCTGACCCTGAGGGGGGGCAGAGGTGGAAGACATTGAGCTGTGCAATCCAAGCCCTGGCACATGGGGGAGGGGCATGACGACACTGGCTGCTGAGACTCCCTGCACTCGCCTCCACGCAAAGGGGAGCTGGGGCCTGGCAGGGGCGACGCCCTCATGGGCAGGGAGAATGACCGTGGGAAGATGGACTGGCCTCTGGCCAGGCCCTGTGACAGGCACATCCTGAGCTCCAGCAGGGCACCTCAACCTGCTGCCTCGGCACCAGCCAGGCATGCATTTAACGCTGGCAACTCCCTTCCAGTgcccacctgctgcccctgccctgggcttcccccccgcagccctgccagtgcccctcaaccccaACCCAATCCCCTGCTATCCAAGCCCTGGGTTCCCTccactgcccagctctgccagtgcccctctatCCTGACCTGCAACCCCCTGCTAGACCTCAGCTGTTGTGAGCAGGGGCCTGCAGACCCTGTGACACAGAGCAATACCCTGAGCCATTAATAACCCACAGTGCCCCAAGCCGCGTGCCCAGAGCATACGTGGCAGTAGAAGGCAGGGATGCTGGCCCAGCCGGTGAAGGGTTCCCTctgaatgggacccagcacgcCTACATCTACTGCATTCTCTGTGCGGAGCCTGCCGTGCCTTAACGTGGACTCAAATGGCAGGGGGGCCGGGCCCGCCCAGACCCTAAGAGCTGAGCCATCTCAGACCCTCCTGGGGAGGGACTGTCCAGCACTGGGGGTGCAGGTGCCTCCCTGAAGGGGTATCCTAATGCCCAGGGGCTGGAAGGAAAGTGGAGTCAAAGGGGCCAGTTCCCAGGGGAAATTTTTCCCCTACACTGTGCCCCTATGGGGAGGGAGAGGCTAGGGCAGGAATAAGGGTGCTGGGCATGACGGGACTGGCAGGGAGAGCTTTCACCCCCTCACCTACACCAGGGATTGGGGGAGGGCAAGGGGttcccccagctgagatcagggcagTTGGGGGACCTGGTCTCCCCAGCAATGAGTCCTcagccctggcagcagctgaGTTGGAGGATGGGTggctgggctcaggcaggggcACTCTTCCTTCTCGGTCAGGGTTGACCCCGGTGtggcactgggggcggggggcgtcTGGCAGGGAGTAGGGTGGGAAGTTgagtagggggcactctcccttctcagtcaggGCTGACCCCAATGTCTTAGCATAGCACTAGGGGTGTGAGGTCCCAGCTATTTATCATTGGCACTTTTCCCAGAAGCAGGGCTGTTAACTCCCAGTTTCCCAGCCAAATTCAAGTCCTGCCACCTTCTGAattccccctgcagtttcagttAGACAAGGGCATTCTCCTTGGCTTCCTGCCCTAATGGGTTCAGCTGTGTGGCTGTTAAGCCACTGCTGAGTTCCACCCCAGAGACAGTTGCATTTCTGGGGTGAACAGTGATGTTCCAATAGAGCTGAGATCATACAGAGACAGACAGTTTGTGGAGCCTGGGGCCCCCATGTGGATGAGGACACAAGCTCGTTATTAATTAACAGCAAACAGGAGGCAGCTGGAAGGTCACTCTCTAGCTGCCTGGCTCAGAGAGGCAGCTGCAGCTCATGGAGACGCTTCCAGTGAAACCAGGAACAAGATCTGTGGACCAGGGCGGGCTGTTGCCAGGCAGCCCTCGGCTCAGGGAACCCACCAGTTTGCTGCTGGTGGGGGGACTGGTGGGGCCGGGCTCACCTCATAGGTATAATTAGGACATGACACTAGCAGGAAGAGCCACGTGAAGGGGTTCTTGGTGGGATATGGGATCTTCCTAGTCTTGGAGCCTGGGAAGGAGAGAAGCAGAAATCCAGCATGATTTATTGCACAGGAGCAATGAGACCCCCCCGGGGAGTGGGATCAGCTTTCCACGGGAACTGGGGAGACAGCCCTGTCAGACACCGTTCTCCAGGGAGATGCTGCTGCAGCACCCCGGTGTGGTGCGTCAGATCTCCACTCACCCACTGGCCAGGGCTTCCTGCAGCCCACTGGAGCCTAAGCCAACGGCATgttcccccatccctgccctgctgcaCCGGGCACCATCGGGGCTGATGGGGCAGTAAAGAGGCAGCGTGCCAGGCTGGCCAGGACTCATTCAGGGTTCCCCCACTCgcaccccatccccagctgctgggACTACACACATCTGGGACAGCCATATCCCAGTCAGGGTGCCACGTcctgcccagagaggctgaggccTCTACGGTGGTTGTGCCTGGAGACCAAGGATCTGCCAGCCAGGCTGTTCCAGACACTGCTATGAACCAGTCACTGCAGTCACCAGCGCCCAGACAGAGGTGTCTGCACTGGGAACGCAGGTGTCCTCCACAACCCAGGAAAGCCATGGCGGTTTAGAGAGAGACTTGTCTATCACTGCCCATCTCTGCCCCCGAGGATGCTTACAAGGGGCCTGAGGAAGAGAGGGGGTTTTCTCCTGTGTTTCTTACATTAAACATTAGCAAGActctggggagctgggaggatgGAGACCAAGGAGGAGACCCCTCTGTGAACGGGCACCAGGGGCATGGGGGGATAGATTCTCCCTCAGACTAAACCCTGGCCCCAGAGCGCGCTCCCAATCCCCATGGGGCAGGCCTCGCCCCCACCCTCAGGCTGCCCTCGGACTGACCATCCTTGCCCAGTCACCCCTGAGTGACTGAGGCCCTGGAGGGCCAGtggggccccgcccccactcacccGCCGGCCGCAGGTTCCGCAGAGCGATGTGAATGGAGAAGTTCCCCagctggcagaactggggaggaaGCAGAAGATCGATCAGTGCCCTGGGTCCCAACaacccccttccctctccctggcctggggGTTCAATCCCTCTTGCAGTGGCAGGATCCCCTATCAGCTCAGAAGGGTGTGGGCCTGGAAGGGCATTGGCCTGGCAACACTCTTGCAGTGGCAGCAGAGAACTGTGCCACACACCACCCATCCTCCTGGCAGCctcatccctccctctccccagccccacactctgGCACCCTCATTCCCCCCCACCTTTGCACACATGCCCATCTCCAATGGGAACACCCCCAGTACCCCCCTTGGCACTCCTGCCCAAGCCCAGCTGAGCagcctccttccctgctcccctccctgccactgGCAGCTCTTACCAGGAATATAATGAGTGCCAGCTTCACCTGCTCGTCGCCgtaggctgtgggggaggggaaaggcagaggTTAGCCCggcatggggggcgggggatgAACACTCATCTCACGGGGCGCTAGGGGTGGGTTTACAGGGTCAGAGCCTGGCGTTTGCATAAGGAACAAGCTAGCACATGGTCAGCACGCGGAGCACGCGGCTTTGGTGTTCGCAGGGCCTACAGCAATAATGGCTcggaaagaaacaaaaattcatAGCAAGGGTGGGGTGGAACTGTTAAGTGCCCATGAAAGATACCAGATGAACACCCCTAGGGCTGATGCGTATCCAGAGCCACAGCACAGGGACCTTCCCTGCTCATCCCACCTCTCTAagggtgagggcagggcagtcCCAAGGGGGGCCACTTCTTCCAGGGTCAGAGCCAGCTGGAGTAATGGACAGGAACGAGCAAAGGGGGTGAAactgctgggcagggggtacgaTACAAGATGCCGTAGGGCGGCTGGACCACACACATCAGCGCATGGAGATACAGGGAAGGAATCGAGGTTACGGGCTGCTGCAGGAGTGGAGGAAGGTTCCATGGAACCTGACATGCAAAGCAGGAGAGTGTGGGCTTGTTCAGTTGGGTTTTTAACCCCTTGCGATGCAGGAAGAAACAAAAGgcctttaataaaacaaaacactggcTGCTGCTTGTCTGTTACCCTAGCAAGT encodes the following:
- the NDUFB7 gene encoding NADH dehydrogenase [ubiquinone] 1 beta subcomplex subunit 7 — its product is MGAHLARRYLGGADVEPDPLRMPSFDPGLGFAERKERVMVATQQQMNDAQLPLEQRDYCAHYLIKLMKCKRDTFPNFLACQHERHEWDYCEHLDYVMRMKEFERERRLLVRKKRLEQKEAAGA